The Terriglobales bacterium genome contains the following window.
TTCGGCAGCAAGAAATTCTGCCGGTTCAAAGGCATCCTCGTCCAGTGCGGCCCCTGGGGCCTGGAAGGCGAATCCGATTTTCTTTATCACAATCGTGGTGACGGCACTTTTGAAGAGGTTTCAGTCAAAGCCGGCGTCCACGATGCCATCGGCTATTATGGCCTCGGCGTGATGTGGGCCGATTACGACGACGATGGCTGGCCCGATCTCCTGGTCGCCAACGACTCCGTGCCCAACTATCTCTATCACAACGATCACGACGGTACATTCACCGACGTCGGTTTGCTGGCCGGTGTTGCGCTGAGCGGTGAAGGCCTGGAACTTGGGAACATGGGAGTGGATTTCGGCGACTACGACCACAGCGGACGCTTGAGCTTTTTTGTTACCCACTTTGAAGAGCAGCCCAATTCGCTGTATCGCAACATGGGCGCCAAGGGTTTCGATGATGTGAGTTGGACCTCTGGAGTGGGCCCGCCCGGCTATCCTTACGTTGGCTGGGGCACGGCTTTCTTTGATATGGATAACGATACTTGGCTCGACCTTCTTGTAGCCAACGGCCACGTGTATCCGCAGATCGACACGTTGGAGGGCGGCCCTCGGTATCGTGAGCCGCTCCTTCTCCATCGCAATAATCGTGACGGCACCTTTGACGAGGTCTCCAAGGAATCCGGCCTCGCCGCTCTCCCTCTTCATTCCCGCCGCGGCGCCGCTTTTGGCGACGTCTTCAACACCGGAAATATTGACGTCCTGCTCTTAAACGTCGGCGAGCCACCCTCTCTCCTCAAGAACATGAATGCCGACGGCTATCACCGCGTCCTCTTCAAGCTCATCGGCACAAAAAGCAACCGCGCCGCGATTGGCGCCCGGGTGACCATCCGCGCAGCCGGTGTCCAGCAATTCAGCGAAGTGCGCGGCGGAAGCAGCTACCTGTCGCAGAACGACTTGCGCTTGCATTTCGGTCTGGGCACCGCCGGCAAGATAGAATCGGTGCAGATTCGCTGGCCGAACGGTAATGTGGAGCCGCTCCAGGATGTTGCTGCTGACTACATTTATACTGTCGTTGAAGGGAAAGGGATCCAGGACAGGAAGCCGCTACCTCCTCTGTCTCCCGGACACAGTACGCCGAGCGGCGCTCGTTGAACGGGCCGGAACTTCTTCAATGCGGGCCGCGGCCCTCGTCACAAATTCCGCCGACGATCCCATGTTTTCGGTTCGCAAGTGAGCTATCTCTTTGAATGGTCTCTTGAAACGCATCTCGGCAAGCCTCATGGTGATTGCTACGCTGGCGGCGTCGTTTCCTCGCGCCAGTCGAGCAGCCGATAATCCCGCCAAGACCCTCCAGGCGGAGTTTCAGGCCGCCAAGGCCTCCTTGGCGTCAGGCGATCTTGCCTCGGCGGAAAATCATTACATTGACACGATCGTGCTTGGTTTGCGCCAGATCGCACATCTCTCTCTCTCCCTGGGAGAAACCGATCAGGCCGCTGCTTATCTGGACTCCGCGCTGAAGCTCAAGCCGGGTGACGTTGAGACTCAGGTGGATGCCGCCGGCGTTTGCTTCCGCAAGGGAGAAGCCGATAAGGCGAAGGAGCTGCTGAAGTCTGTTGTAGCTAAAGAGCCGAACCATGCGCGGGCACGCGGCCTCCTGGGCCGAATTTATGTGTTCGAGGGAGATTCTGATAGTGCGATCCAGGAATTGAAGGCTTCGCTAGATGCCGAGGATGATTTCGAGACCGGCTATTTTCTTGGAATTGCCTACTTGACGGCAAAGAAGTTGCCCGAGGCCTCAGCCTGGTTCCATCAACTTGAGTCCAGGATGGGGGAATCGGCGGCGCTCCATATGATGTTTGGCCGGGCTTATCTGGTCGCCAAGATCCCGCAGCAGGCTATCCCTGAATTTCGCCAGGCGATTAGGCTTGATCCGAAGTATCCGCGCGCTCACGGCTTTCTCGGATACGCCTATCTTGAGCATTATCAGGAAGAAGGTTACCCCCAGGCGCGCGAAGAATTCGAAAAAGAGGTTAAGCTCCATCCCGATGAATATCAGGTGCTGGAACTTCTGGGAATCGCGGACGTGAACTTGCGCGACTATCCTGCGGCAGAAGTTGCTCTTCTCCACGCAGAGCGGCTACAGCCCAAGGAGACTTCCGTCTATCTCTATCTGGGCGAAACCTACGCGGCAACGAATCGCATCCAGGCAGCGGTCGAAGTTCTCGAGAAGTACGTCAGTATGGTGGGTAACCCGGAACAAGACAAGCTGCGCGAGGTCAGCCGGGCATACTATTTGCTCGGGCAGAATCTGCGACGGCTCGGCCGCGAAGAGGAGGCCAGAAAAGCGCTGGTACGCTCCCAGCAGATACGAGAAGCGAAGTTCAAGTACGATGTGAAGCACATTTTCGATGAGAAGAAAAGTCCGGAAGATGACCGCGAGAGTCGCGTTTCGGACCCTGTCGCTGACCTGCTTGAGGCGGGTTCCCCGGAGGAAAAGCAAGGCGCGCAGACCATGATCCAGCAGGGCTTGCCGGCGGGTCCGGTGACCAGGCAGCCGGCCACGGCGAAAGAAACGGAAGCAGCCAGGCAATACCATTCCTTTGTCGGGGAAATTCTGGGCAGTTCCTATAACGACCTGGGCGTGATGCGGGCCAAAGACTCAAAATTTCCCGAAGCCGCTGAGTTTTTCAGGCAGGCTTCCGCGTGGGAGCCCGATCTCCCGGGCCTGGACCGCAACTGGGGATTAGCCAGCTTCCGTGCCGAGCTCTACCAGGAAGCTGTTCCACCGCTCGATCGCCAGCTCAAAGCGCATCCCGACGATTCCTTGATCCGCCAAGTTCTAGGCCTTAGCTATTCCATGTTGGAGAACTATCCGAAGGTTGTTGATGTTCTCCACCCCTTGCTCGAAAATCCGCCCGACGATCCTGGCCTGCTCTTGGCGTGGGGTACGGCTCTGGTACGCACGCGTCAATCCGGAACTGCTGCAGGTATTTTCCGCCGGCTTCTGGAGCAAAATGCCGACAACGCCTCGGTCCACCTCTTGCTTGGGAAGGCCTACGCGCAACAGGAAGATTATCCCAGCGCTGTCAATGAGTTTAGCAATGCTCTGCGGCTCGATCCCCGGCTTTCAGAGGCTCACTATTACACCGGTCTGGTCTATCTACAGCAGAACGAGTTCGAATCTGCCGCGCGGGAATTTCGCGCCGAACTCGACATAAGCCCGGGCGATGCGCACACAATGTACCATCTTGGCTATACGCTGCTCTTGCAAGGCCAATTGCAGGAGTCTGTTGCCCTTTTGCGCCAGGTTGTCAAGGCCATTCCCGATTATGAACTGGCTTACTTCGAGCTCGGGCGCGCCCTCCTGCAGCAGGAAGATACAACCGGCGCCATTGAAAGCCTGGAAACAGCCAAAAAGCTTGCCCCTGATCACGACGCCGTGTACTTTCAATTGAGCCAAGCTTATCGTCGCGCTGGCCGCGTGCAGGAAGCCGGACTGGCGCTGGCGGCTTACCAGAAACTAATAGAGGCGAACAGGCTAAAGAAGCGCAAAAGCTTGGAGATAGACAAGCCCTAACCCCACGACGAACATTGGCTCCGGACCTTCCCAAAACGGATTTTGCTTGATCCCGTGAATACGTTCTCTGGACATTCGTCCCGCAATCGTGGATCACTATCGCAGCTTTGCAAAAATCCTCAAGAAAACGGATAATGTACGACGAAAATTTGGGGTTCTGCGAGTCGACGCTACTAGAGGGTGGCACTTACTAAATATCTCTTTCAAGTCTTTCTGCGTGAGGCAAGCTACGATATGATTTGTAACGAGCTGACATGAAAAAGTTCAAGTTCCTGGTCGCTCTTACGACCCGAGATAACGACTATCAGCAGGAACAGGAGGCAACGGCTCAAGAGACGGCACGGCGCCTTGGCGTCGATGTGCAGATCATCGATGCAAACAACGATCCCATCAACCAAAGCCAGCAGTTGCTGGAATTCGTTCAATCGACAGTAGGGCGTCCCGACGCCATTATCGTGGAGCCGGTCGGGGGCACGGCTCTGCCCACCGTGGCCCGCGCAGCCGCCGGTGCCGGAATCGGGTGGGTTGTGCTCAATCGTGAAATCGATTACGACGCCGCAGAGATTCGCAGGATCCGCAATGTTCCGGTCTTCCGCATAACTTCAAATCACAAAGAGATCGGCCGAATCCAGGGGAGACAGTTTGCGGCGCTTTTGCCCAAAGGCGGTTCGATCCTTTATATAGAAGGTCCATCCCACAGTTCGGCTGCGCAACAGCGAGCTGCCGGCATGCAAGAGACCAAGCCGGCAAATATCCAGATCAGGATGCTGAAGGGCGAGTGGACGGCGGAAAGCGCTCAGCGCGCGGTTCAGTCCTGGTTGCGTCTCTCCACATCAGCCCAAGCTCGGATTGATTTGATTGGCTGTCAG
Protein-coding sequences here:
- a CDS encoding CRTAC1 family protein, with translation MFFNLTAQGQGPQAVPAPVQVPPPAKRAPSGKKERSAFPPVPTFKDIAKEVGLTVSHIAAPEAHYVIDSTSGGVGLFDCDDDGRLDVLLVNGSTVERLRQGGDPMVTLYHQEPNGTFKDITKEAGLTRLGWGMGVAVADYDNDGKLDLFVTGYNGNVLYHNLGNCKFEDVTEKAGVRGGGFSTGAAWGDYDRDGNVDLFVARYSHLDMNNLPQFGSKKFCRFKGILVQCGPWGLEGESDFLYHNRGDGTFEEVSVKAGVHDAIGYYGLGVMWADYDDDGWPDLLVANDSVPNYLYHNDHDGTFTDVGLLAGVALSGEGLELGNMGVDFGDYDHSGRLSFFVTHFEEQPNSLYRNMGAKGFDDVSWTSGVGPPGYPYVGWGTAFFDMDNDTWLDLLVANGHVYPQIDTLEGGPRYREPLLLHRNNRDGTFDEVSKESGLAALPLHSRRGAAFGDVFNTGNIDVLLLNVGEPPSLLKNMNADGYHRVLFKLIGTKSNRAAIGARVTIRAAGVQQFSEVRGGSSYLSQNDLRLHFGLGTAGKIESVQIRWPNGNVEPLQDVAADYIYTVVEGKGIQDRKPLPPLSPGHSTPSGAR
- a CDS encoding tetratricopeptide repeat protein; amino-acid sequence: MKRISASLMVIATLAASFPRASRAADNPAKTLQAEFQAAKASLASGDLASAENHYIDTIVLGLRQIAHLSLSLGETDQAAAYLDSALKLKPGDVETQVDAAGVCFRKGEADKAKELLKSVVAKEPNHARARGLLGRIYVFEGDSDSAIQELKASLDAEDDFETGYFLGIAYLTAKKLPEASAWFHQLESRMGESAALHMMFGRAYLVAKIPQQAIPEFRQAIRLDPKYPRAHGFLGYAYLEHYQEEGYPQAREEFEKEVKLHPDEYQVLELLGIADVNLRDYPAAEVALLHAERLQPKETSVYLYLGETYAATNRIQAAVEVLEKYVSMVGNPEQDKLREVSRAYYLLGQNLRRLGREEEARKALVRSQQIREAKFKYDVKHIFDEKKSPEDDRESRVSDPVADLLEAGSPEEKQGAQTMIQQGLPAGPVTRQPATAKETEAARQYHSFVGEILGSSYNDLGVMRAKDSKFPEAAEFFRQASAWEPDLPGLDRNWGLASFRAELYQEAVPPLDRQLKAHPDDSLIRQVLGLSYSMLENYPKVVDVLHPLLENPPDDPGLLLAWGTALVRTRQSGTAAGIFRRLLEQNADNASVHLLLGKAYAQQEDYPSAVNEFSNALRLDPRLSEAHYYTGLVYLQQNEFESAAREFRAELDISPGDAHTMYHLGYTLLLQGQLQESVALLRQVVKAIPDYELAYFELGRALLQQEDTTGAIESLETAKKLAPDHDAVYFQLSQAYRRAGRVQEAGLALAAYQKLIEANRLKKRKSLEIDKP
- a CDS encoding substrate-binding domain-containing protein, whose translation is MKKFKFLVALTTRDNDYQQEQEATAQETARRLGVDVQIIDANNDPINQSQQLLEFVQSTVGRPDAIIVEPVGGTALPTVARAAAGAGIGWVVLNREIDYDAAEIRRIRNVPVFRITSNHKEIGRIQGRQFAALLPKGGSILYIEGPSHSSAAQQRAAGMQETKPANIQIRMLKGEWTAESAQRAVQSWLRLSTSAQARIDLIGCQNDSMALGARNLFQESANAIERARWLSLPYTGCDGLPQGGQKWVRDGLLTATVVVPANTGLAIEMLVNALHNSVVPSDETLTAASSYPSLEQLAARSAKE